A DNA window from Parabacteroides johnsonii DSM 18315 contains the following coding sequences:
- a CDS encoding S9 family peptidase translates to MKQTTLFIFCLLAMVLGVESAASQVTRADYERADTILKCSNRVYSPAIHPEWIDSSHYFWYKNHEKEGDFYYLVNAESGKKQRAADKKGLAVFFSKKQKGLAESLLKEEEKKPDRWHRHGEAPVPVVSPDKKWEAYVKDNNLYISPVRDEKEKDKPKEEIALTMDGTTNLRYDAWSIIWSPDSRKLATVKVRDVQERRIPLIESSPSSQKQPILQWRDYAKPGDVLPVYLPVLFDVEARRQVALDVAPYENQYYLNLTGWRKDSRAFTFEFNQRGHQRYVIGEVNAADGSIRHLVDEQTKTFIYYYNNFRYDLDDGKELLWISERDGWRHLYLIDGTSGQVKRQVTKGEWVLRQVDYVDETNRVVYFTASGFNKGEDPYNLHYCRINLDGTGFTDMTPENGNHRVTFSADRSYFTDVYSRPDLPPVSQLKRTSDASVVAGLQRCDVSVLQAEGWQMPEVFCAKGRDGQTDIWGNIYRPMHFDASKSYPVVEFIYAGPHDSHVDKDFKPAHHLVSKLVELGFIVVSIDGMGTSNRSKAFHDVCWKNLKDAGFLDRIAWMKAAGAKYKYMDLNRVGIYGWSAGGQNAMAALLFHNDFYKVAVALCGCHDNRMDKIWWNEQWMGYPIDASYSTSSNVDNAYRLKGKLLLINGELDDNVDPASTLQVVSALMKANKNFEQLYLPGKTHSLGGPFEMHKMHDFFVKNLLGQEPPEWE, encoded by the coding sequence ATGAAACAAACGACTTTGTTTATCTTTTGCTTGTTGGCGATGGTGCTCGGGGTAGAAAGCGCCGCTTCGCAGGTGACGCGTGCTGATTACGAGCGGGCCGACACGATCTTGAAATGTTCCAATCGGGTTTATTCTCCCGCTATCCATCCCGAATGGATAGACAGTTCTCACTATTTCTGGTATAAGAATCATGAGAAGGAGGGAGATTTTTACTATCTTGTCAATGCAGAGAGTGGAAAGAAGCAACGTGCTGCAGATAAGAAAGGATTGGCGGTTTTCTTCTCTAAAAAACAGAAAGGGCTGGCCGAGTCCTTGCTAAAGGAAGAGGAAAAGAAACCGGACCGTTGGCACCGTCATGGAGAAGCTCCGGTTCCTGTTGTCTCGCCTGATAAGAAATGGGAAGCTTATGTGAAAGATAACAATCTCTATATTTCTCCTGTCCGGGATGAGAAAGAGAAGGATAAGCCGAAAGAAGAGATTGCCCTGACGATGGATGGTACGACTAACTTGCGTTATGATGCTTGGTCGATCATCTGGTCACCCGACTCCCGGAAGCTGGCGACAGTGAAGGTGCGCGACGTGCAGGAACGTCGTATCCCGTTGATCGAATCCAGTCCGTCCAGCCAGAAGCAACCGATCCTGCAATGGCGCGATTATGCGAAGCCGGGCGATGTGTTGCCTGTTTATCTGCCTGTCCTTTTTGATGTGGAGGCACGGAGGCAGGTAGCGCTGGATGTCGCTCCTTACGAAAACCAGTATTATCTGAACCTGACAGGCTGGCGCAAGGACAGCCGTGCCTTTACGTTCGAGTTCAACCAGCGTGGCCATCAGCGTTATGTGATTGGCGAAGTGAATGCGGCCGACGGCTCTATCCGTCATCTGGTGGACGAGCAGACAAAGACTTTTATCTATTATTATAACAACTTTCGGTATGATCTGGATGATGGAAAAGAATTGCTTTGGATTTCCGAACGGGACGGATGGCGTCATCTTTACCTGATAGATGGTACGAGCGGGCAGGTGAAACGACAGGTGACAAAGGGTGAATGGGTGCTCCGTCAGGTCGATTATGTGGATGAAACGAACCGGGTTGTCTATTTCACCGCTTCGGGCTTTAATAAAGGCGAAGATCCTTATAACCTGCATTACTGCCGGATTAACTTGGATGGAACAGGCTTTACCGATATGACTCCTGAGAACGGGAACCACCGTGTGACTTTCTCTGCCGACCGTTCTTATTTTACCGATGTCTATTCTCGCCCCGACCTGCCGCCTGTCAGTCAGTTGAAGCGAACCTCGGATGCGTCTGTGGTGGCCGGATTACAGAGGTGCGATGTGAGTGTGTTGCAGGCGGAAGGCTGGCAAATGCCGGAAGTGTTCTGCGCGAAAGGCCGGGACGGGCAGACGGATATTTGGGGGAACATTTATCGCCCGATGCACTTTGATGCTTCCAAATCCTATCCGGTCGTAGAGTTTATTTATGCCGGTCCGCACGATTCGCATGTGGATAAGGATTTCAAACCGGCCCATCATCTGGTCTCCAAATTGGTAGAACTCGGCTTTATCGTCGTTTCGATCGACGGTATGGGGACGTCCAACCGCTCGAAAGCTTTCCATGATGTATGTTGGAAGAACCTGAAAGATGCCGGTTTCCTGGATCGTATCGCTTGGATGAAAGCGGCAGGTGCGAAATACAAGTATATGGATTTGAATCGTGTCGGCATCTATGGCTGGTCGGCCGGAGGTCAGAATGCGATGGCTGCTTTGCTGTTCCATAACGATTTTTATAAGGTTGCAGTCGCCCTTTGCGGTTGCCATGACAACCGGATGGATAAAATCTGGTGGAACGAACAGTGGATGGGCTATCCGATCGACGCCTCTTATAGTACCTCCTCCAATGTCGACAATGCTTATCGTCTGAAAGGCAAGTTGCTCCTGATCAACGGTGAACTGGATGATAACGTCGATCCGGCTTCCACCTTGCAGGTTGTTAGTGCCTTGATGAAAGCAAACAAGAATTTCGAACAGCTTTATCTACCGGGCAAGACGCACAGCCTCGGCGGTCCGTTCGAAATGCACAAAATGCACGATTTCTTCGTCAAGAACTTGTTAGGGCAGGAACCGCCGGAGTGGGAATAA
- a CDS encoding formylglycine-generating enzyme family protein, with amino-acid sequence MYRTLLALLFSGISLLSHADNSYLIQARIRDVKDGTVFFLKQFSTQRIINAMRLEDGKLQMKGELFDIPQHLWLCTTIKDEFYYCDLLVDTGKIVVEGSIHDFPNGLHFEGAQTQMQYAAYLNRTQSFTQQIDSLNHIANRLHNRKTDGMVYNSHIVPGTYKLDVEVERDRITAIRDSIRSKFIQNHMDQYAGQFLLTRVMKDLSPDSLKALYRLIPVEMKKTKFTRLISNQINPYADSNIREADDLLRLTSRKEKEMHSYAEEAYKLYVQAVQLDSTRTDGYMALASMSERLLPFKDVEAYNIAIHYLQKFMASDIRAHEYEAAVKKMEDLQFRKWLKLNEEPEMITVNGGSFEMGSTYKEDNNPPHKVKVDSFLISRYEITNYQFAAFLSTLSPEKLKNAPPLYYPCNWGIQNGKPVPGYEAHPAIYVTWYGAQEYCKWAGGRLPTEAEWEFAARGGNYGNRDHLYSGGMELDSLGWYAGNSGGKPHRVGTLKPNELGLYDMSGNVWEWCSDTQIKDGKEYVAVRGGTWFNERAICRPTCRYYIFPNSKHFNNGFRLVKDL; translated from the coding sequence ATGTATAGAACGTTGCTTGCTCTATTGTTTTCAGGGATCAGTCTGTTGTCACATGCCGATAACTCCTACCTCATACAGGCCCGGATTCGAGATGTGAAAGACGGGACCGTATTCTTCCTGAAACAATTCAGCACGCAGCGGATTATAAATGCGATGCGCCTCGAAGACGGCAAATTGCAGATGAAGGGCGAGTTGTTCGACATACCGCAGCATCTTTGGCTTTGCACGACCATCAAAGATGAATTCTATTACTGCGACTTGCTGGTAGACACAGGAAAAATCGTTGTCGAAGGAAGCATCCATGATTTTCCAAACGGCTTGCATTTCGAAGGAGCTCAAACCCAAATGCAATATGCCGCTTATCTGAACCGGACACAGTCGTTTACACAACAGATCGACAGCCTGAACCACATAGCCAATCGCTTGCATAACCGGAAAACAGATGGTATGGTGTATAACAGTCACATCGTTCCGGGCACTTACAAATTAGACGTAGAGGTGGAAAGGGATAGAATCACAGCCATACGTGACTCCATCCGTTCCAAGTTTATCCAGAACCATATGGACCAATATGCCGGGCAGTTCTTGCTGACACGTGTCATGAAAGATCTTTCGCCTGACTCGCTGAAAGCCCTTTATCGTCTCATCCCTGTCGAGATGAAGAAAACCAAATTCACCCGTTTGATCAGCAACCAGATCAACCCGTATGCCGACAGCAACATTCGGGAGGCAGACGACCTGCTACGCCTGACAAGCCGCAAAGAAAAGGAAATGCACAGCTATGCGGAAGAAGCCTATAAACTCTATGTACAAGCAGTGCAACTCGACTCTACACGGACGGACGGCTACATGGCACTGGCCTCCATGTCCGAACGCTTGCTCCCATTCAAAGATGTGGAAGCTTACAACATTGCGATCCATTATCTTCAGAAATTCATGGCAAGTGACATCCGAGCACACGAATACGAAGCTGCGGTGAAGAAAATGGAAGACCTGCAATTCAGAAAATGGCTGAAACTGAACGAAGAACCGGAAATGATAACCGTCAATGGTGGAAGTTTCGAAATGGGGTCTACCTATAAAGAAGACAACAACCCACCTCACAAAGTCAAAGTAGACAGTTTCCTAATCAGTCGGTACGAGATAACAAACTACCAGTTTGCCGCCTTTCTCTCGACACTTAGTCCTGAAAAGCTAAAAAATGCCCCACCTTTGTATTACCCCTGCAACTGGGGCATCCAAAACGGAAAGCCAGTGCCGGGTTACGAGGCTCATCCGGCAATCTATGTCACCTGGTACGGTGCACAGGAATATTGCAAATGGGCCGGAGGCCGCCTGCCGACCGAAGCAGAATGGGAATTTGCCGCACGAGGCGGCAACTATGGGAACCGTGACCATCTCTATAGCGGCGGTATGGAACTGGACAGCTTGGGTTGGTATGCCGGAAACTCAGGCGGTAAGCCACACCGAGTAGGGACATTAAAGCCTAACGAATTAGGGTTGTACGATATGAGCGGTAATGTATGGGAATGGTGCAGTGATACCCAAATAAAAGACGGCAAAGAATATGTTGCCGTCCGTGGCGGTACCTGGTTCAACGAACGTGCAATCTGCCGCCCGACCTGCCGCTATTATATCTTCCCAAACAGCAAACATTTCAATAATGGTTTCCGGCTGGTCAAAGATTTATAA
- the nudC gene encoding NAD(+) diphosphatase has product MKMTNNAPLYWYVFYNDQLLLQKKAGGYAIPFMNEAPVTVTCSLPVEMQDGTMAMAAFTDVPLVETDVYLPMGLRSSYDHLDRYFYDQAGKAYEIVYWDQHSRFCPVCGTPTELKGPIMKKCPDCGNEMFPAVSPAILVLIRKGEEILLVHARNFRGTFHGLVAGFLETGETLEQCVVREVREETGLTIRDITYFGNQPWPYPSNLMIGFIADYVSGEIKLQEEELSSGSFFSKDNLPEIPRKLSLARKMIDWWLES; this is encoded by the coding sequence ATGAAAATGACAAATAACGCTCCTCTATATTGGTATGTTTTCTACAATGACCAACTTTTGCTGCAAAAGAAAGCCGGTGGCTATGCAATCCCTTTTATGAATGAAGCACCCGTGACTGTCACCTGCTCGCTTCCGGTCGAAATGCAGGACGGGACGATGGCGATGGCGGCCTTTACCGATGTACCTTTGGTTGAAACGGACGTTTACCTGCCGATGGGGCTCCGGTCCTCTTACGATCATCTCGACCGCTACTTTTATGACCAGGCAGGGAAGGCGTACGAGATTGTTTATTGGGATCAGCACAGCCGGTTTTGTCCTGTCTGCGGAACGCCGACGGAACTGAAAGGGCCGATCATGAAGAAGTGCCCGGATTGTGGGAACGAGATGTTTCCGGCAGTATCGCCCGCTATTCTTGTTTTGATCCGGAAAGGCGAGGAAATCCTGTTAGTACATGCACGTAACTTCCGGGGGACGTTTCATGGGCTTGTGGCCGGTTTCCTGGAAACGGGTGAGACCTTGGAGCAGTGCGTGGTACGTGAAGTGCGGGAGGAAACAGGTTTGACGATCCGTGACATCACTTACTTCGGCAATCAGCCTTGGCCTTATCCAAGCAACCTGATGATCGGTTTTATTGCCGATTATGTCAGTGGGGAGATCAAGTTGCAAGAGGAGGAATTGAGTTCCGGTTCGTTCTTCTCGAAAGACAACCTGCCGGAGATACCGCGTAAATTGAGCTTGGCGCGGAAGATGATCGACTGGTGGTTGGAGAGTTGA
- a CDS encoding TlpA family protein disulfide reductase yields the protein MKTLVIKQTLLTCLLFLSCTGLQAQERIVEQPAFDAWSSTTLEIDKIALSDTATVFYIDAYFRPKYWIQVVKETTLRADGKTYPIKAGDGITLSEKFWMPESGEASFRLIFPPLPKGTKTVDFIEGNEEGAFKIWNIHLDGSPANSSLAGKKNPAETPVLETPILNSGIATLKGKIADYKPVFGLDGTSWSYNTLTGGVDESHFKIQPDGTFTQEIPLLHASWIHLATGFINCRVYLKPGEMTSVEINFPEICRQQSKKQKDKPSLGEKYFFTGAFAALNNEVNNRPAAPTSLSPQSQEEYIKMMSDVASMNLDEFKDYWLKRYQEAKAKLDGQTGLSEAYRTLLLQDLKLSFVQQAMSPSMIEYAYRSVNKIPRDSVLVDYVKPIPTFDYYDFIPQYISNSPLELYSNSYAYLLDALRYTNFRGEKQATEEEKVPDNTADIAKVMGTDKGILFDMLAGRRLAASIKEFKPLDEKELQLAEQTVPEIRSALLDMNDKLKQTIEENKKKSGYTVNRVNIADIPAEELFNAITTPYRGKVVFVDFWATWCGPCKAAMRASEPVKKDFVGKDIVFLYLAGENSPKGTWEQMIPDIKGEHYRMTDAQWTYICNKFGVQGVPSYMIISKDGTPTHFQVGFMGPDKMKEMLMKELDK from the coding sequence ATGAAGACACTTGTTATAAAACAGACTCTACTTACATGTTTATTATTCTTAAGCTGCACAGGGTTGCAGGCACAGGAACGCATAGTTGAACAACCGGCTTTCGACGCTTGGAGCTCGACAACGCTGGAAATAGATAAAATCGCACTGAGCGACACCGCGACGGTCTTTTATATCGACGCTTACTTTCGCCCGAAATACTGGATTCAGGTCGTAAAAGAAACAACCTTACGGGCCGACGGCAAAACCTATCCGATCAAGGCAGGCGACGGTATTACCCTAAGCGAAAAGTTCTGGATGCCTGAGTCAGGAGAAGCCTCTTTTCGGCTGATATTCCCACCATTACCCAAAGGGACGAAAACCGTTGACTTTATCGAAGGGAACGAAGAAGGGGCTTTCAAGATATGGAATATCCATCTGGACGGCTCGCCAGCCAACTCTTCTTTAGCAGGGAAAAAGAATCCGGCAGAAACCCCGGTACTGGAAACTCCCATCTTAAATAGCGGCATCGCCACGTTGAAAGGAAAAATAGCCGACTACAAGCCGGTGTTCGGCTTAGACGGCACAAGCTGGTCTTACAACACACTGACGGGCGGAGTGGATGAATCGCATTTCAAAATCCAGCCCGACGGTACATTCACCCAAGAAATCCCCCTATTGCACGCAAGCTGGATTCATTTAGCGACCGGTTTCATCAACTGCCGAGTGTATCTGAAACCCGGTGAGATGACCTCCGTTGAAATCAACTTTCCGGAAATTTGTCGTCAACAATCCAAAAAGCAAAAGGATAAACCCTCTTTGGGTGAAAAATATTTCTTCACAGGAGCATTTGCCGCCCTCAACAACGAGGTGAACAACCGTCCGGCGGCCCCTACTTCCCTCTCGCCGCAAAGCCAGGAGGAATACATAAAAATGATGTCCGATGTTGCCAGCATGAACTTAGATGAGTTTAAGGATTACTGGCTAAAACGCTATCAAGAGGCCAAAGCGAAACTAGACGGACAAACAGGACTGAGTGAGGCTTACCGTACACTCTTGCTCCAAGATCTCAAACTTAGTTTTGTCCAGCAAGCGATGTCACCGTCCATGATTGAATACGCCTACCGGAGTGTAAATAAGATTCCACGCGACTCGGTTCTTGTCGATTATGTCAAGCCGATCCCGACGTTCGACTATTACGATTTTATTCCGCAATACATCTCGAACAGCCCATTGGAGTTATACAGCAACTCGTACGCTTACCTATTGGACGCACTCCGCTACACGAATTTCAGGGGAGAAAAACAGGCCACGGAAGAGGAGAAGGTACCCGACAACACAGCCGATATTGCCAAAGTCATGGGTACAGACAAAGGTATCCTATTCGACATGCTCGCCGGACGCCGCCTTGCCGCCTCTATCAAAGAGTTTAAACCATTGGATGAAAAAGAGTTGCAACTGGCCGAACAAACGGTACCCGAGATCCGTTCCGCCCTGCTTGACATGAACGACAAGCTCAAGCAAACAATCGAAGAAAACAAAAAGAAATCCGGCTACACCGTCAACCGCGTGAACATTGCCGACATCCCGGCCGAGGAGCTGTTCAACGCCATCACCACGCCTTACCGGGGCAAAGTCGTGTTTGTCGATTTCTGGGCGACCTGGTGCGGCCCGTGCAAAGCCGCGATGAGAGCGTCCGAACCGGTCAAGAAAGATTTCGTAGGCAAGGATATCGTCTTCCTCTACCTGGCAGGCGAAAACTCCCCGAAAGGCACTTGGGAACAGATGATACCGGATATCAAAGGCGAACATTACCGGATGACAGATGCACAATGGACATATATCTGCAATAAATTCGGCGTGCAGGGCGTTCCTTCTTACATGATCATCTCCAAAGACGGTACGCCTACCCATTTCCAAGTCGGATTCATGGGACCGGATAAGATGAAGGAAATGCTCATGAAGGAATTGGATAAATAA
- a CDS encoding DUF4858 domain-containing protein has translation MHKQIFIVMLICLRGVDYISAQQWTKKDSVWLQNVLSGKEKLELNPETMKAIQSGSFINLDEPASNMKISPVTPLPILKDFTEYIQTDSAYRKKALKDLPPGVFWLYAPPPGKILPVYQYMLDEVKRNPITVPGGMFFDLAEMTSRKSHIHKRNAKRDGTWKNYNNLPTPDIIKKKKKFATDHPKLAGQDTLLLRKDSLQLKDTTHVISSAPTN, from the coding sequence ATGCACAAACAAATATTTATAGTGATGTTGATTTGTCTGAGAGGTGTCGATTATATATCTGCACAGCAGTGGACAAAAAAGGATTCCGTCTGGCTTCAGAATGTTCTATCCGGAAAAGAAAAACTGGAACTGAATCCAGAGACGATGAAAGCGATTCAATCAGGTTCCTTTATAAACTTGGATGAACCGGCATCCAACATGAAGATATCGCCAGTAACTCCGTTACCCATCCTCAAAGATTTTACCGAATACATACAAACGGACTCGGCATACCGCAAGAAAGCATTGAAAGACCTCCCACCAGGTGTCTTTTGGCTATACGCTCCTCCTCCCGGAAAAATACTACCAGTCTATCAATATATGCTCGATGAAGTCAAACGGAATCCGATCACGGTTCCCGGCGGCATGTTCTTTGATCTGGCTGAGATGACCAGCCGTAAATCACATATACACAAACGTAATGCTAAAAGAGACGGGACATGGAAGAATTACAACAATTTACCCACTCCCGATATCATCAAGAAAAAGAAAAAATTTGCAACCGATCATCCGAAATTAGCCGGACAGGATACGCTTTTGTTACGCAAGGACTCGTTGCAGTTAAAAGATACGACACACGTAATCTCCTCTGCTCCGACAAACTAA
- a CDS encoding ABC transporter ATP-binding protein produces the protein MIKTVALEKIFRTEEVETSALNKVSIEVKEGEFVAIMGPSGCGKSTLLNILGLLDNPTTGEYYLNGIEVSQYTEAQRTKLRKGIIGFVFQSFNLIDELNVYENIELPLLYMGVSAAERKKKVQEAMERMAIVHREKHFPQQLSGGQQQRVAIARAVVANPKLILADEPTGNLDSKNGQEVMNLLNELNKEGTTIVMVTHSQHDAGFASRIINLFDGQVVTETMI, from the coding sequence ATGATTAAAACAGTTGCATTAGAAAAGATCTTCCGGACGGAAGAAGTGGAGACGTCGGCTCTAAACAAAGTAAGCATAGAGGTCAAAGAAGGAGAGTTCGTCGCCATCATGGGACCTTCCGGATGCGGTAAATCCACGTTGTTGAACATCTTGGGATTGCTGGACAACCCGACTACCGGAGAATATTACCTGAACGGGATCGAAGTGTCTCAATATACGGAGGCCCAGCGCACGAAGTTGCGTAAAGGAATCATCGGTTTCGTCTTCCAGAGTTTTAATCTGATCGACGAATTGAACGTGTACGAAAATATAGAACTTCCTCTGCTTTATATGGGTGTTTCGGCTGCCGAACGGAAAAAGAAAGTGCAGGAAGCGATGGAACGAATGGCTATCGTACACCGCGAAAAGCATTTCCCACAGCAGTTGTCCGGCGGCCAGCAACAGCGTGTCGCCATTGCCCGCGCCGTAGTGGCCAACCCGAAACTGATCCTTGCCGATGAGCCTACCGGTAATCTGGACAGCAAAAACGGGCAGGAGGTAATGAACTTGCTGAACGAACTGAACAAGGAAGGGACGACGATCGTCATGGTGACGCACAGCCAGCATGATGCCGGATTCGCATCCCGCATCATCAACCTGTTCGACGGGCAGGTGGTAACGGAGACCATGATCTAA